TCGCCCGATGCGGCCAGGCGAAGCCTTTGAGGTCCCGTTCGTTCCAGCGGCGTGAAATGGCCGCGGGAACTACAGCGCCGTCACGGGTGGTTCAACCACTCCGTGTTGCCAAATGTGACAGGGGCGTGACAAAAAGATCGGGCGATCAGGTATTTTCCGACAGTTTTCGTCCGCTTCAATGTCGTGCAATGCAGCATTTTTTTGTGCGAAAATGCCGTCTTGAATCGAAGTAACAACGGTGTATTCTCGCGGCATTAGCGACGTGCATTCGATAAAATTCGATACCCGAGTTCGAGCAATAGGGGGAAACTATGCTTGACTGGTTTGCCAATACGCTTCGCAGCTATCCTGAAATTGCAATCTTTTTGTCTCTGGCGCTGGGCTACTATTTCGGCTCGTTTACCTACAAGGGGCTGGGTCTCGGTGCAGTGACCGCCACCCTGATTGCGGCTGTCATCATCGGACAGCTCGGGATCACGATTTCGCCGCCGCTCAAGGCGACGTTCTTTCTGATGTTCCTGTTTGCGGTCGGCTACGGTGTCGGGCCGCAATTTGTGCGCGGCATCGCCAGGGACGGCATTCCGCAGGCCTTGTTCGCTGTGGTTGTGTGCCTCTTCTGCCTCGGCGCTCCCTATATTGCGGCAAAAATCGCCGGCTACGATGTCGGATCCGCGATCGGGCTTTATGCCGGTTCGCAGACGATTTCGGCGTCAATGGGGCTGGGAACCGACGCGATCAATCGTCTGGGATTGCCTCCTGAGGATGCCAAGCGGCTGCTTGATGCGATGCCGGTGGCCTATGCCGTTACCTACATTTTTGGCACGGTCGGATCGGCCATCGTCCTGGCTCTGTTTGGTCCCGCGCTTCTCGGTATCGACCTGGAGGCGGAATGCAAACGCTATGAGGAAGAGCACGGCGGCAAGAAGGAAGTGGGTGGTGCCGGCACCGCCTGGCATCATTACGAACTGCGTGCTTATCGTGTTCGGGAGGGTGGGCCGGTCGTCGGAAAGACGGCGCGTGAGGCGGAGGCCATGATCCCTGAACAGCGCGTGTTTGTGGAGCGTATCCGTCGCAACGGCCAAGTTGAGGACGCGACAGCAGACACAGTGATACAGGCCGGCGACATCGTTGCCGTGGCCGGGCGCCGCGATGTGCTGGTGAGCCTGATCGGCCATGCCGCGGAAGAAATCGATGATCGCGAGTTGCTCGCGGTACCGACGGAAGGGGTTGATGTTCTCGTCACGGACAAGAAGGCCGATGGCAAGACGCTGGCGGAACTGGCGCAATGGCCGACGGCTCGCGGTGTTTTCCTGCGCCGGATCGCCCGTGGTGCCACGGCGACGGAAATTCCCATCCTTCCGAACACACAGATACATCGCGGCGATGTCCTGACCATCGTCGGGAGAACGCAGGATACGACTGCTGCCGCCAACGCTCTCGGTGTGCCGGACCGTCAGACCGACGTTGCCGATGTTGCGTTCATTGGCGCGGCGATCACCATCGGCGCGCTGATCGGAGCGCTGGTCTATAAAGTCGGCGATGTGCCCTTCACTCTGTCGACCTCGGGTGGCGCGCTGATTGCCGGGCTGTTCTTCGGCTGGCTGCGCTCCGTGCGACCGAAATTCGGTCGAATTCCGTCACCGACCGTCTGGTTCATGAATTCGGTTGGCCTTAATATCTTCATTGCCGTGGTCGGCATCTCGTCCGGACCGGGCTTTGTTGCGGGCCTGCAGCAGCTCGGCTTCAGCCTGTTCCTTTGGGGCATATTTGCGACGACCGTGCCGCTGGTGCTGGCCATGTATGTTGGCAAATACGTCTTTCGCTTCCACCCGGCCATTCTGCTGGGATGCTGCTCCGGTGCGCGCACGACCACAGCATCGCTCGGCATGATCAACGACCGCGCCAAGAGCCAGATACCGGGGCTTGGCTACACAGTGACCTACGCCGTTGGAAACACGCTCCTGACGATCTGGGGCATGGTTCTCGTGATGATGATGACCTGACCGCTTTCCAGGGCGGAGGCTCGGCTTCCAAGCCTTGGAGCGGTTGATGCCGGTCCAGCATTCTCAATGCCTGTTGCGCGAACATGCGCGGCAGTTTCGCGCGAACACGCCTTGCTTGGACGCGAAGATCAGGAACGCCTCACGCCGATGCTCTTCGGCGTGAGGAGCAGATCAAACCACACAGTCACTTAGATTCGAATTGCCGACGCAGCCCGATCCTGATGGTGGGCAGCGGACGGCACTCAATCAGAACGGAATTGGGAGGGGCCAATGGCTACCAACACCACACGTGTCGATCAATTTTTGCTCATCCATTCGGGTCGCGCCGACAACTGGCGCGAGATCACGTCGCTTGCCGATGCCTGGGCGGCCGGCCGCGGCGAGCGCGCCCCGCTCGAGGCCGCGCTCTCGGCGTTGGCGCCGGCAGAGGAATATCATGCCTATCCGGGAGCACGGTTGCTCACGGCGCTGGGAGAACGCATCGCCACCAACGATGCAGGCGGGGCCGCAAAGCTTGCGCGGCGGATTTCCAATGGCTTGCTCACCCATGCCTATCGTGGGCGCCCGGGCGAGTGGGAC
This genomic stretch from Pararhizobium capsulatum DSM 1112 harbors:
- the aspT gene encoding aspartate-alanine antiporter; translated protein: MLDWFANTLRSYPEIAIFLSLALGYYFGSFTYKGLGLGAVTATLIAAVIIGQLGITISPPLKATFFLMFLFAVGYGVGPQFVRGIARDGIPQALFAVVVCLFCLGAPYIAAKIAGYDVGSAIGLYAGSQTISASMGLGTDAINRLGLPPEDAKRLLDAMPVAYAVTYIFGTVGSAIVLALFGPALLGIDLEAECKRYEEEHGGKKEVGGAGTAWHHYELRAYRVREGGPVVGKTAREAEAMIPEQRVFVERIRRNGQVEDATADTVIQAGDIVAVAGRRDVLVSLIGHAAEEIDDRELLAVPTEGVDVLVTDKKADGKTLAELAQWPTARGVFLRRIARGATATEIPILPNTQIHRGDVLTIVGRTQDTTAAANALGVPDRQTDVADVAFIGAAITIGALIGALVYKVGDVPFTLSTSGGALIAGLFFGWLRSVRPKFGRIPSPTVWFMNSVGLNIFIAVVGISSGPGFVAGLQQLGFSLFLWGIFATTVPLVLAMYVGKYVFRFHPAILLGCCSGARTTTASLGMINDRAKSQIPGLGYTVTYAVGNTLLTIWGMVLVMMMT